GGCAAAATCTTCCGCACGACACAGTTTTCCAGTAACAGGGGATAATCTTTGGGTTGCTGGCTCACCCAATGCAGCGCGTGCTTCATAAACTCCCGTTCTTGAATGATTTGCAGATAAGATGCTTGACCGACTTGCCGCAAATACCGCTCCATCAACGAGTTAGATTTGACCAGGACACACAACTGCTCGGAGATGCCACATTGTTCAAATCCCTTGAGCATTAAAGATAGGGAAACTGTCGTACCCCCTAAGGTGTTTTGACATCCTGGTAGAACTAAGAGCTTAGCCACGATCGCACCTCTCCAGCAGGTTTGAGTTTAGGTTGCCGGATGGCAATGCATAGCAACAGAGCCAGCGCTGGAAAAGGTGAAAACCACATTGCTCCTAACGTAGCAGCGGCAAGGGTAAACATGATCATCACGCAAAAAACTGTTAGAGGTCTTCCCGAGCGGGTCTTGTACAACCACGCAAACAAAGATATCCAGAAAACTGCAAAAATTCCCGTACCGACTAAGCCGTTGCCATACAACAGGTTACCTAAAATGACGCTGTGGGAGCCGACGACGTTTGCCTCGCCGCCAGCCATACTGACGGGTTGCCCCTTGCCGATTTGACCCCAGATCGGCTCTTCTAGAAATGCCTCCCAAGTCTGTCTGTAAATCTCGGCACGCCATTCAGTGGATGCTGCCCGAAACTGAGAAACGTGGGCGGTGATGTCTGTATAGCTACTGACTAAAAAGTGCGTGAATGGCGCAATTGATAATATAGTGAAACTGGCTATAGCCATCACTGCAAACAAGATGAGACGATTTCGAGGTTGACTGTAGGCGCTAAAGAGGTAGCGAAACCAAATAGCGATCGGAAAAGCTATCCATATACCCCGACTCAGACTGATAACGATGAGGAAAACACTGCCTAAAAGTAACAGCAGCGACCAAATCCGATTTTTGATTTCCAAGGCAATTAAGCCAATACATCCTACAATCAAAGCAAAAAGTTGTGCGGAGACAAAAAATAAGCTCGGACGGTAGTACCCCGATATATCGCCCTGATAGGGAGCTAAGAGGTTTTCTCCTGCTGCTTTACCCGTAACCAATCCAAACAAGTTAGGTATGCTAGGAGGCTGGAAAAGGCTGATTGGCAAGACATATTGCAGCAACAACCAAAACCCAAGCATTTGCACTATGCTGACCGTACAAGCCCAGGCGATCGGTTCTAAGCGCAATCTCACGTTATTGCTTTGAATGTACCACAGCAGCAATGCGTAGCTAAACCATGTAATCAGGAGACCAGATATGCTGCCTTTGTTGGGAGCATCAAAATTGATCAGCATTTGGGCTATTCGATAGATGCAGAAGATAAACACGGCAACGACTGCCGTAATCGGGGGCTTGAGACGTATTTCTCCATGCTTCCACCATTCATAAACAGCAATGCATACGATCAGGAGAGATGTCATGTACTTGTAAATGCCTACTACCCACAGCACTGGTATGAGAATGATAAAGGCACAGACAAAACGTTCTCCTGCTGTTAAAGCTTCCCAGCGCATCCAGCCCCAGAAAAACAGCTGGCGATCTGATGCTGATACCGTTGTCGCGATCGTGGATTTAGGTCTGTACAGCTGAGTCATGATCTCCGCAACACCTAAGCTTCGTGTTCTAGTAATTCTCGTTGTCGTCCGTACCCGTAGCGGTAAACTGAGGTATGGGAGTCCGATCCGTTGACTACCAGACCCATAATCCGCGCGTTATACCGCGTCAGTTGTTCCAAGCTATTCATCACGGGATAGCGATCGCTCGTGCCAGAACGCAAAACAAACAAGACGTTGCATACCACTGCGCTCATTAAATTCGTCTCGCTGGCTAGCCCGACTGGAGGGCTGTCTACTAATACGTAATCGTAGCC
This window of the Chroococcidiopsis thermalis PCC 7203 genome carries:
- a CDS encoding O-antigen ligase family protein: MTQLYRPKSTIATTVSASDRQLFFWGWMRWEALTAGERFVCAFIILIPVLWVVGIYKYMTSLLIVCIAVYEWWKHGEIRLKPPITAVVAVFIFCIYRIAQMLINFDAPNKGSISGLLITWFSYALLLWYIQSNNVRLRLEPIAWACTVSIVQMLGFWLLLQYVLPISLFQPPSIPNLFGLVTGKAAGENLLAPYQGDISGYYRPSLFFVSAQLFALIVGCIGLIALEIKNRIWSLLLLLGSVFLIVISLSRGIWIAFPIAIWFRYLFSAYSQPRNRLILFAVMAIASFTILSIAPFTHFLVSSYTDITAHVSQFRAASTEWRAEIYRQTWEAFLEEPIWGQIGKGQPVSMAGGEANVVGSHSVILGNLLYGNGLVGTGIFAVFWISLFAWLYKTRSGRPLTVFCVMIMFTLAAATLGAMWFSPFPALALLLCIAIRQPKLKPAGEVRSWLSS